The genomic window CCCACAATCCGCCTGAAGACGGCGGCATCAAATATAATCCGCCCAACGGCGGGCCGGCGGATACCAACGTAACCCGCGTCATTGAAGAGCGCGCTAATGCGCTGCTGGCGGAGAATCTGCGCGGCGTTAAACGCCTGACGCTGGACCAGGCCTGGCAGAGTGGTCATATTCACGCCCGGGATCTGGTGCAGCCCTATGTTGAAGGGCTGACGAGCGTCGTGGATATGCCGGCAATCCAACGCGCCGGGCTGAAACTCGGCGTCGACCCGCTGGGCGGTTCCGGTATTGCTTATTGGCAGCGCATCGCCGAGCATTACCGGCTGGATTTGACGCTGGTGAATGAAGAAGTGGACCAGACGTTCCGCTTTATGCATCTCGATTATGACGGCATTATCCGCATGGACTGTTCATCAGAATCGGCAATGGCCGGCCTGTTAGCGCTGCGCGATGAATTTGATTTGGCGTTCGCCAACGATCCGGACTATGACCGTCACGGTATTGTCACGCCGGCAGGCTTGATGAACCCGAACCATTATCTGGCGGCCGCGATTAACTATCTCTTTCAGCACCGTCCTCAGTGGGGCGATGAGGTAGGCGTGGGTAAAACGCTGGTGTCCAGCGCCATGATTGACAGGGTGGTCGACAGCCTGGGCCGCCGGCTGGTGGAAGTGCCGGTAGGCTTCAAGTGGTTTGTGGATGGCCTGTACGACGGCAGTTTGGGCTTTGGCGGCGAAGAGAGCGCCGGCGCGTCATTCCTGTGCTTTGACCGCCAACCCTGGTCCACCGATAAAGACGGTATCATCATGTGCCTGCTGGCGGCGGAGATTACCGCCGTGACCGGCAAAAATCCCCAGCAGCATTATGATGAACTGGCTCAGCGCTTTGGCACCCCCAGCTATAATCGTATCCAGGCGCCGGCCAGCCACGCGCAAAAAGCGATTTTGTCCAAGCTTTCCCCTGAACAGATCAGCGCCAGCACCCTGGGAGGCGATGTGATAACCGCGCGCTTGACCACGGCGCCGGGCAATGGCGCAGTTATTGGCGGACTGAAAGTGATTACACAAAACGGCTGGTTCGCGGCCCGGCCTTCAGGCACCGAGGAAGCGTACAAAATCTATTGTGAAAGCTTCCTTGGCGCAGAGCATCGCCAGCAGATCGAGAAAGAGGCGGTGGATATCGTCAGCGATGTGCTGAGCGGGGCGAAATAAGCAGACTGCCAGCGGTCGGCACCCCACGACAGGAACCGCTGCGCGCCAACCGGGCAGCCTGCGTCGCCCGACGATCATACAGCATGCCTAACAGCCATCTTCCGCAGGAGCCGAGTATGACCAGTAGGATTCCCGTGGGTATCAGCGCCTGTCTGATTGGGGAAAATGTTCGCTTCGACGGCGGTCATAAATGTCTGGCATTTGCCATGGATGATCTGGCGCCGTTTGTCGCGTTCACGGCGGTCTGCCCGGAAATGGCTATCGGATTGCCGGCGCCGCGCCCGGCGCTCAGGCTGGTGCAAAATCTCCACGGCCACATTGCTTTGCGTAACAGCAAAGAGGGAAGCACCATCGACCACACCGCCAGCATGGAGGCTTTTGCAGGTCAGCGGGTGCGGCAGCTCGCCGAGCTTTGCGGTTATGTTGTCTGCGCCAAGTCGCCAAGCTGCGGTATGGAGTGGGTACGGGTGTACGCCTCACAGGGCGTGCAGAAAACCGGGGTAGGGCTTTTCACCCGCGTACTGCAAGAGCAAATGCCCTGGCTGCCGGTAGAGGAGGACGGCCGGTTGCAGGACCCGCAGCTGCGGGAAAACTTCGTGGCGCGCGTCTTTACGCTATGGGAATTTAACCAGCTTATGCGTCGGCCGCTCACCCGCGGCGGGCTGATGGCCTTCCATCGCCGGTACAAACTATTGCTGCTAGAGCATTCCCAGCCGGAGTATTGGCAGATTGGCCCCTTTGTCGCAAATATGGATCGCTGGCCCTCGCTGGAGGCGTTTGCCCTGACGTATCGCGACCGGCTGATGGCGCTACTGCGCCACCCCGCGACCCGCTGTAACCACACAAACGTACTCATGCATGCTCAGGGGTATTTCTACCTCTACCTCACCCGCGCACAGCGCAGCGAACTTACCGGATTGATTGACAGTTATCGCCGGGGGTTACAACAGCTGCTGGCGCCCATTACGCTGCTGAAACATTATATGGCTGAATATCTCGACGCCTGGCTGGCGCAGCAGCGCTATTTTGAACCTTACCCCGAAGCGCTACGGCTGCGTTACGGACATTGATGCTACGGATATGCTATGACAATTCATCTGGTCTGGCTGCGCAACGATTTGCGCTTGCACGACAATACTGCCCTGCACGCTGCCTGTCAGGATACGCAGGCCCGGGTGTTGGCGGTATTTATCGCCACGCCGCAACAGTGGCGGGATCACGATATGAGCCCGCGACAGGCGGCCTTTATCCGGCAAAATTTGCGTCATCTGGCTGAGGAACTGGCAGCGCGCGGCATTGCGCTGCACTATCATCAATGCGCGGATTTCGCGGCCCAGGTGGAATGGCTGGCGGCATTTTGCCAGCGCGAACGGGTAGATAAACTGTTTTACAACTATCAATATGAACTCAACGAACGGGAGCGCGACCGGCGGTTAGAACAGCGCATCGGCGAGAAGACGCTGTGCCAGGGCTTTGATGACAGCGTACTGCTGCCGCCGGGCAGCGTACATACCGGCAACCAGCAGATGTACAAAGTTTATACCCCGTTTCGCAATGCGTTCCTGGGCCGGCTTGAAGAGCAGGATCCGGCCTGCCTGCCGGCGCCGTCGCCACGTGCGGGGGCGCCTTGCGCCAAGGTGTGCGAGATTGCGCCGTTTGATTACCCCATGACGCCGCCCGGGGAGGCGTACCCCGCCGGCGAAGCGGCTGCACTTTCCCGTCTGCGCACTTTTTGCCATCAGCAATTACAGGATTATCATCGCGGTCGCGACATCCCGGCTTTGGACGCCACCAGCCGGCTTTCCGCCTGGCTGGCTGTCGGAGTTCTGTCGCCGCGCCAATGTTATCAGCGGCTGCGCAAAGCTTATCCCCGCGCGTTGACGCCGGGGCAGAACGGCGCGTTTACCTGGCTGAATGAACTGATATGGCGTGATTTCTACCGCCATCTTCTGGTGGCCTGGCCGGCGCTGTGCCGCTATCAGCCGTTTATTCCCTGGACGCGCCACGTGGTCTGGCGACAGGATGATGATTTGTTCGACGCCTGGTGTGCAGGGCGTACCGGTTATCCCATCGTGGATGCTGCCATGCGGCAACTGGCGGAGACCGGCTGGATGCACAATCGGCTGCGAATGATAAGCGCCAGTTTTCTGGTCAAGGATCTGCTTATTGACTGGCGCCGCGGCGAGCGGTATTTCATGTCGCAGCTTATCGACGGCGATCTGGCGGCCAATAACGGCGGCTGGCAGTGGGCGGCCTCAACTGGTACCGATGCGGCGCCTTATTTCCGCATCTTCAACCCGACCACCCAGGGAGAGCGTTTCGATGGCGACGGCGCGTTTATCCGTCGCTGGCTACCGGCGCTCGAGTCGGTGCCGGATACTTATCTGCATCAGCCCAATCGGTGGCCCGACGCGCAGCGCGCCGGGCTGGATTATCCGCTGCCGATCGTCGATCATGGTAAAGCGCGCGCATGGGCCCTGGACGCATATGAGGCGGCCAAAGCCCGGGGAGGGGTGCGGGACGAACCATGATGAAAGAGGCGACTCGATGCGTAATACCGAACTCGAACACATTATCAATCAAAAGCTTAACAGCAACGCAGTGGAGGATTATGCCCCTAACGGCCTGCAAGTGGAGGGGCGTCAGGAGGTGCAGCGTATCGTCACCGGCGTTACCGCCTGTCAGGCGCTGCTGGATAGCGCTCTGGCCCACGGCGCCGATGCGGTCATCGTCCACCACGGTTATTTCTGGAAAAACGAGGCGCCGGTTATCAGCGGCATGAAGCGCCGGCGGCTGAAAACGCTGCTGGCTAACGATATCAATCTGTACGCCTGGCATCTGTCGCTGGATGCCCACCCGGAACTGGGCAATAACGCGCAGCTTGCGGCGGCGCTGGACATTCGGGTGACCGGGGCACTGGAACCGCTGCTGCCGCAAGGTGAACTCGCGACGCCGCTTAGCGGCGCTGCGCTGCGCCTGCGCCTTGAGCATACGCTGGGGCGTAGCGTGCTGCATTGCGGCGATGGCGGGCCGGCGCAGATCTCGCGGTTGGCCTGGTGTACCGGCGGCGGTCAGGGGTTTATCGAGCTGGCGGCGCAGGCGGGGGTGGACGCCTTTATTACCGGCGAAGTGTCCGAACAGACCATCCATGTCGCCCGGGAACAGGGTCTGCATTTCTATGCCGCCGGCCACCACGCCACCGAACGCGGTGGGATCCGCGCCTTGGGCGAGTGGCTGACCCAACAGTATGATTTGGATGTGACTTTTATCGATATTCCCAATCCTGCCTAGCGCTTTTGCCCGGCCATTCTCCTATTGACAGCGCCTCCCGGGTTGCGCATGCTCATGGACTATTAATGAGCTAGATAATGGATTCGGCATCAGGCCGATTTCCCAGGAGGCGGGATTGCAACGGGCGCGATGTTATTTGTTGGGGGAGCGGGCGGTGGTGCTGGAGCCGCCGATCAGTCTGGAAAGCCAGCGCCGCATCTGGGGGCTGGCGCAGCGTATCGCTTCACACCCGGATGTTCGCGAAGCGATTCCCGGCATGAACAATTTGACGGTGCTGCAGACCCATCCGCAGCTCACGGCGCTGGATGCGATAGAACGTCTGCAGCGCTGGTGGGAGGAGAGCGAATCGGTATTGCCCGAAGCGCGGCAGATCGCCATCCCGGTCATCTATGGCGGCGATGCCGGTCCCCGACCTGGCGCAGGTAGCGGAATGCCACGCCGGCGCTTAACACTCCGCGTCGCGCCGAGCTGCGTCTGCAGGTTCCCGCCGGATCGGTCGGTATCGGTGGCCGGCAGACCGGCATCTA from Sodalis glossinidius str. 'morsitans' includes these protein-coding regions:
- the phrB gene encoding deoxyribodipyrimidine photo-lyase, whose product is MTIHLVWLRNDLRLHDNTALHAACQDTQARVLAVFIATPQQWRDHDMSPRQAAFIRQNLRHLAEELAARGIALHYHQCADFAAQVEWLAAFCQRERVDKLFYNYQYELNERERDRRLEQRIGEKTLCQGFDDSVLLPPGSVHTGNQQMYKVYTPFRNAFLGRLEEQDPACLPAPSPRAGAPCAKVCEIAPFDYPMTPPGEAYPAGEAAALSRLRTFCHQQLQDYHRGRDIPALDATSRLSAWLAVGVLSPRQCYQRLRKAYPRALTPGQNGAFTWLNELIWRDFYRHLLVAWPALCRYQPFIPWTRHVVWRQDDDLFDAWCAGRTGYPIVDAAMRQLAETGWMHNRLRMISASFLVKDLLIDWRRGERYFMSQLIDGDLAANNGGWQWAASTGTDAAPYFRIFNPTTQGERFDGDGAFIRRWLPALESVPDTYLHQPNRWPDAQRAGLDYPLPIVDHGKARAWALDAYEAAKARGGVRDEP
- a CDS encoding type 2 GTP cyclohydrolase I — protein: MRNTELEHIINQKLNSNAVEDYAPNGLQVEGRQEVQRIVTGVTACQALLDSALAHGADAVIVHHGYFWKNEAPVISGMKRRRLKTLLANDINLYAWHLSLDAHPELGNNAQLAAALDIRVTGALEPLLPQGELATPLSGAALRLRLEHTLGRSVLHCGDGGPAQISRLAWCTGGGQGFIELAAQAGVDAFITGEVSEQTIHVAREQGLHFYAAGHHATERGGIRALGEWLTQQYDLDVTFIDIPNPA
- a CDS encoding YbgA family protein, with product MTSRIPVGISACLIGENVRFDGGHKCLAFAMDDLAPFVAFTAVCPEMAIGLPAPRPALRLVQNLHGHIALRNSKEGSTIDHTASMEAFAGQRVRQLAELCGYVVCAKSPSCGMEWVRVYASQGVQKTGVGLFTRVLQEQMPWLPVEEDGRLQDPQLRENFVARVFTLWEFNQLMRRPLTRGGLMAFHRRYKLLLLEHSQPEYWQIGPFVANMDRWPSLEAFALTYRDRLMALLRHPATRCNHTNVLMHAQGYFYLYLTRAQRSELTGLIDSYRRGLQQLLAPITLLKHYMAEYLDAWLAQQRYFEPYPEALRLRYGH
- the pgm gene encoding phosphoglucomutase (alpha-D-glucose-1,6-bisphosphate-dependent), whose translation is MANHPRAGQPARQSDLINVEQLTSQYYVLLPEPGNSAQAVKFGTSGHRGSAGRHSFNEAHILAISQAIAEERAKQGIVGPCYVGKDTHALSEPAFISVLEVLTANGVEVVVQADNGYTPTPAISNAILTHNRGGGAQADGIVITPSHNPPEDGGIKYNPPNGGPADTNVTRVIEERANALLAENLRGVKRLTLDQAWQSGHIHARDLVQPYVEGLTSVVDMPAIQRAGLKLGVDPLGGSGIAYWQRIAEHYRLDLTLVNEEVDQTFRFMHLDYDGIIRMDCSSESAMAGLLALRDEFDLAFANDPDYDRHGIVTPAGLMNPNHYLAAAINYLFQHRPQWGDEVGVGKTLVSSAMIDRVVDSLGRRLVEVPVGFKWFVDGLYDGSLGFGGEESAGASFLCFDRQPWSTDKDGIIMCLLAAEITAVTGKNPQQHYDELAQRFGTPSYNRIQAPASHAQKAILSKLSPEQISASTLGGDVITARLTTAPGNGAVIGGLKVITQNGWFAARPSGTEEAYKIYCESFLGAEHRQQIEKEAVDIVSDVLSGAK